DNA from Mugil cephalus isolate CIBA_MC_2020 chromosome 5, CIBA_Mcephalus_1.1, whole genome shotgun sequence:
CGGGGTGAGGGGTGGGGcgatgacatcatcgtgtttGTATTCAGGCATCCACAAGAATAACAAAAAGGAACCGCACAGGCtccgtatttgtctttttccaccCTGGGACCCGGGTTGATAAAAGGTGCGCTTCCCGTCACTGAAAATCTTTGAAGCAGCGCGTTAAGACCACATTTGCCCTGGATTTGGAAGTGTCTTCATCTCCTTACATCAGTCCCAGTAATCTGTCAACAAACGGCTAAAACGTCTCAGACTCAACTGCTCAGTAATCACGGCGCGTTGTAATTGAGTTCGGATAAAGCCCGGTGACCATATGaccttttgtttatttggttgTTGTTGATTAAAGCTGTAGATATCTGTGGACGTTCGTTGACGTGAACTGAGCCGTTGTTGGGGATAGTTCTCGTTTCTCGCTTTATTCTGTTGGATAATCAGGAAACGAGTGTGTTGTTGTAAAGGGAACTAGAGTGAAATGGAGTCCAGGAAATCCTGGAGTGACTTCCCTCTGCTCAATAAACTGTTGGTCATGTTGATAAAATTCACTGTTTCTTGACATTAATCACACTCATTTGTGTGTTAATGAAAACGTATAACCTTAGTTCATATGTGTTCTGACCCATTTTCATATTAACTCCCTTTCTAACAGGTCAGTTTCTGATCCAGAAGGTTGTCCCACAGGCATCCGGAGAGAGCTCTAAGGTGAAAGTCAAGGTGCGGGTGAACATTCACGGTATCTTCAGCGTGTCCAGCGCTTCCCTGATTGAGGTGCAGAAGTCTGATGAGACGGAGGAACCCATGGAAATGGAACAGGCCACtgacaaagagggagaggtACTTCAACCAAAATGAGAGTCATCATTAACTGTCCGCTTGCACTGAATCCGAGTattcaaaaacaacagcaacaaaaaaataagcatctttTTTATTGCTAATCTGCAGAGCAAGATGCAGACCGATCAGGAGGAGCAGCAAGCTCAGGGAGATGCtcagaaagaaacagaagacaAGTCACCACAAGAGAGCGAAGAGATGGAGGTAAGATGCTAAAACTTAATGTCACGTATTAATCAGATTTCCGCTGCAAGAATCTTCCCCAGGAACTAGAATCATTTGAAGAAGAATTTTACTGGAAACCTAATTAAGTTTCTGGGTAAATTATTTCACCAACAAAAAGTCTGCCCTGAGGGGGTTCCTGTACTTTTCACAAGTACAAGGACTCTTGTATCACTGaacatttcatatttgttttgcagcattttATCTCATGGTCGGTTTCTTCTGTagttcacaaaaacaaataatccaTCTCATATCGCTTTGCTATTACATtgaattattacattttcaaagCAGTAAATTGCTTTCAACAGCAACTCCTCATCAATACTTACAGTAAAATCTTGTTTCAGTGCCACTTGACAAAGCGTTGTATGTTCTTCAGCATTATCGTCATCTACTGGACTGGGACAAGCAGGTTGTTGaataaacacatataaaaatTACATGCGAGGGATGAAGCTGCCACCTTTGTTTACATCACCAGACTAATTTGGCCAATCTTGACGATTTTACACTCTTgttaattcagattcagaacCAACAGTCTGAAGGAACTTGGAAAAGCAACTACATACAGTTAATAGTCTATTAGGAGTTGGACCTCAAGACAATATTTTGCAGtttgaaatacagaaaatgtcatttcagATCTTGATATACTTTGTGTAATGTTTGAAATTGAATGCTTATTCTTTTAACCTTTCAGACGACCACAGGGGAGGGGAAAAGCGAGAAAAAGTCTGACCAGCCCCCGCAAGCCAAAAAGCCTAAAGTCAAAACAAAAGTGCTGGAGCTTCCGATTGAAAACAGTCCACAGTGGCAGCTAGCGGACGACATGCTCAATCTCTTTGTAGAAAATGAGGTAACTGAGCTTTCACTCAAGTAAATCTAACCGTCAAACAGCCACTTTGTTCAGCatttataattgtttttttattttcctcagggTAAAATGATTATGCAGGACaagctggagaaggagaggaacgATGCAAAGAACAACGTAGAGGAGTATGTGTACGATATGAGGGATAAACTTCATGGGATGCTGGAGAAGTTCGTCAGTGAGTCTGTGAGTAAACGACCACAAGTGTGATGCGAGTTAAAATAACGCTATACATATGTGGCTTTCCTTGACGTATTGTGAAATTATTTCTATAATTTTAGGACAGAGATGCTTTGTCTCTGAAGCTGGAGGATACCGAAAACTGGCTGTATGACGAAGGAGAGGACCAACCCAAACAGGTGTACATTGACAAACTGGCAGAATTAAAGGTAATAATTGCTTCCAATAATTTTCCTCTATTGTTTtgttgatgtatttatttatcaaactGATGTGTATGAACTGTATGCTCTATAGAAACTTGGCCAGCCCATCCAGGACAGGTACGCAGAGGCTGAGGAGAGACCCAAAGCGTTTGAGGAGCTGGGGAAACAAATCCAGCAATACATGAAATTTGTTGAAGCGTTCAAGATGAAGGTAAAACAATGTGGCTTTCTATCCGTGGCAGGTTCattataaataagaaaaaaaaattgcgggTGGACATTTGTGACACTGCTTCTGTTTGACTTCCAGGAGGAGCAGTACGACCATTTAGATGAGGCAGACGTCACCAAAGTCGACAAACTGACCAACGATGCAATGATCTGGATGAACAGCGCCATGAACCAGCAAAGCAAGCAGAGCCTGGCAGTGGATCCGTCTGTCACAGTCAAAGACATCAAAGCAAAGACGAGGGTAAGGGTGCACACTGTGACAAGTAACTAGAACTCAGGGAATGATCACAGATGTAAACTAGATATAACATGTGAAATACATGTTGTTTAGGTCACGTGCAGTTGGCTGATAAACAGCTAGTATCGCAGATTGAAAGTCATATAAGTATGGGGTGAACTCAAGACACATTGTTTTGGAGCTATTGAATTAGTCCAGCTGAATCCCTTAGTGGTCAATAGTAGTGTTTATGTGAATAATTTTTGTACCTGTGTTGTAATTATTTAGTGTGCAGCGTCACTATCAAAGTATGACTTcacattgtgttctttttgtgcatttccAGGAGCTGTTCTCTGCTTGTAACCCCACCGTGACCAAGCCCAAGCCCAAGGTGGAGCTTCCCAAGGACGAGGCGGCCGCAGAGCAGAACGGGCCTGTCAACGGACAGGAGAAACCCCAGGAAGGGACTGGAGACAAGGGAACGCCCGGGAACACGGGCAATCCAGCCTCAGAAACCACAGAAAGCAAGCCAGAGATGGACCTAGATTAAAGCAGCCTAACGCCTCCTTAAGCAAAGCTGAACGGGAGCTGATTGTTTCAAATTGAGATGCAGCCTGGCTGTATATCAGAGCCAGTGAAGTGTTTCAGGAACTGCGCTCCACAGTCAAAAAGCAGCCAGGGTGTTTAGCACACTGAGCCCAGCTCCTCCTGGTGGTGGTGTCTCTGTCTGATGACATAGCATGCCCTTTCTCTTTCCGGATGAATAAATCAAAAGCCAGCTGCAATAATTCTGTTTGACGATGAGCGCTGTACACATGAtggtatttatttctgttgtgtgcTCTGTAAGTGTTCTGGTCTGTGTCACAATATGGTTTTAATAAAGTTATTGAAAATCatgtcgtccatctttattacTTGGTCTAGTGATGCAGCAGTCACTATAAAACACTGGTCATTTCATGTTACGATCTtacaaatgttttcaaatgataatgaaaatctaaaattaaaGAAGAATCATTAAATGTGAAGTGTGACTTGGGTCTGAGATAATTTTAGAATAATTTACAGTATTTCTGAAAGGTCATTTTAAGTCCAACTGTATATTAATGGTATATAGTCGTGTCTATATacgtataaatataaattatttgttATTCTCCGCTGACGCGTACTGAAAATGCTGACCTTTGGTGTCGCTTAGCAACCGTATAGTCAATGCTAACAACTTGATTTTCTGTTCAAGTatctcaaatatatttaaaacttgTTCTCAGGATGCACATTTGTGACAAGATATATGGATTAATTAGTTTATTCAAAATGTATCACCCGCCAGACAAGGCTATCCTGGTCATTTTAGTGCGCCCTGATATGTTTAAACTCCCAATTCTCCAATGCAAAAGTTGGTTAGCTTAGCGGCTAGTTAGCTCCGTGGGCTAGCGGCTAGCTCGAAAAACGTCACCTCCGCGCTGTTTGCATCCAGCAGCAGAAATCATCACATGATCCACCCAGATCCTGTCTGCTCCGACTCAAAGCTTCGCAGAGTTGCATAGGTGCGATAGTCTTTGTATTTTGTTGGGACTATAATACACTGCGCAGGTGTGACACAGTCGTCGTTGTCTTCTTGAGGTTTGCTTAGCTTTAACACTCATTCTGTTTTACTGCTGCTGGATGATGCATTTATCTCGTCGAGTCTAAAGTCTGATTGAGGTGTGCTTTCTCCAGAGTTGCTTCGAAGCCAAAGTTAACACAGACAACGCCACCCATCCATCTTTCCTTGCGTGCTGTTTTACCTGCTGGACAATGAAGCTGATCATCTTGAATGACTACGACGGGGCAAGCGAGTGGGCTGCAAAGTACATTAGGAACAAGATTTTACTGTTCAACCCCGGTCCCGACAGACATTTTACTCTGGGACTCCCTACAGGTAAGAGGAAGCTCCAAACCTGTGCGCTACTATTTAAACAGTATATGTGAGATTTAGTGTTTGGGGCAGTGTAGGACTCACAGTGGGCCATTTCCGTCCACATTTGCTGATTCAGTGGAACAGACTCCACTAAGTGCAACCGGACTAGTACAGAGACATGACTGTAGAGCagtagcattttattaaaagcacaacaaaatAATGGTATGTATTTACCCTTAAAAGCACATGTACATGTTTTCAATTCATTTTGTTACCTTACTGTATGTTTTGCATGCATATCTGATGCTACAGAGAATTGGTGCAGCCATCAAAGTGAAAGTCTAAAGTCTGACAAATGTTGTACAGTTGTACAGTCCCCAGAACAAAAGTGTAAGCATATTGTCAGTCTGCAGTCATCTCTTTTTCTTGTTGACACTTTTGCTTGTTTATAGGAAGCACTCCTTTGGGTTGTTACAAGAAACTTATTGAGTACTACAAGAATGGAGAGATCTCCTTCCAGTTCGTGAAGACTTTCAACATGGATGAATATGTAGGTATGTTTTTATCCACACGCAGAGGTGACACATTGAGGAATGTCTGAAAGCTGTGATCTTGCATaactccttctttttttttctttttttttggttttcacaGGCCTTCCCAGGGATCACCCTGAGAGCTACCACTCCTTCATGTGGAACAACTTCTTCAAGCACATAGACATAAAAGCAGAGAACACGCACATTCTTGATGGCAATGCACCTGACCTGCAAGCCGAGTGTGAAGCATTTGAGAGGAAGATAACAGCTGCTGGGGGGATTGAGCTGTTTGTGGGAGGTTAGGAGTGGAATATCTAGTTAAATTTTCACTCGGTGCTGTTCTGTTATTATTGTGCAGTCGTGGATAATTAAAACTCTTCCTATCTTGTCTCAGGTATTGGACCCGATGGCCACATTGCCTTTAATGAGCCTGGTTCAAGCCTGGTTTCCAGAACCAGGGTGAAGACCTTGGCAAGGGATACTATCATGGCGAATGCCCGATTCTTTGATGGAGATCTCGCAAAGGTGCCAACCATGGCTCTGACTGTAGGAGTGGGCACTGTCATGGATTCAAAAGAGGTTAGGACCTTAGTGCAATGTCAACCATATCAATTGTCTCTGGCTTAGTCACACAAGTgatattttcactttcttttcaggTCATGATTCTCATCACTGGTGCGCACAAAGCATTCGCTTTGTACAAAGCTATAGAGGAAGGTGTGAATCACATGTGGACAGTGTCTGCATTCCAGCAGCACCCACAgactgtttttgtatgtgacGAAGACGCTACTCTGGAACTGCGGGTGAAAACTGTCAAGTACTTCAAAGGTGAGACTGATCAAATCATCAAGCATACAGTTGTAAGCTTACAGGGTATAAACATTATGTATTTTTCAGGCACCATTAACAGTAACACAAGTTGGCAGAATAATGAAGGGTCACTGAAGACTTGTTAATTCTTGCTCTTTGTGTAGGGATGATGCATGTACACAACAAGCTGGTAGAGTCGCCTCTGTCAGAGCCTAAGAAGAACTGAGGACATCTGTTTCAAACCTTATGGATCATGGAGGCATTTTTCAAAGGTTTACACTCCAATAATTCCTTTATCTTCTGATGGAAACAGATCGAGCAGTGCTTGGAGTTCCCTACAATTAATCATAATATGGATAGTAAGGTGCTGGTACAGCACAGGCTGACAGTTTTTTGGTGATTGTTTGTACAACTTTCCTTCTCATTGGTTCTTTGTAATAAAGTGAGtttaattttttcattgtgtgtatgtgttcaaGGTCAATGCTGTGTTTTTCCAATAACTTGAGTTGCCTTCAGGTGCTCTTTGCTCAAGTCCTAAGTTTTGAGGCAGGTATACTTTACTATAGTACAGCAATttactgtacttttactttagGCCACAACAACTCAGACTAAAATTCTGTTTTTCCacggattcatttttttttctattacttGAGTAGATTACATACAATCAAATTAACACACTCGTCACATATAAACCAATCACATCTACAGTATATATGTACAATAAAACGGAGGTAACTAGTTGCTGTTACTCAGTTTTGACGGTGGTTTAAGAGGTGGATCTGGAGGAGGGTTTGCATCCCAGGATGGATTGATGCCAACAATGGATTTGGAATTCGTGGTTGGTCCATATAggttatattttaattaaaaaaaaacaacgtaatTTTTAGCAAGCCCATTGG
Protein-coding regions in this window:
- the gnpda1 gene encoding glucosamine-6-phosphate isomerase 1, coding for MKLIILNDYDGASEWAAKYIRNKILLFNPGPDRHFTLGLPTGSTPLGCYKKLIEYYKNGEISFQFVKTFNMDEYVGLPRDHPESYHSFMWNNFFKHIDIKAENTHILDGNAPDLQAECEAFERKITAAGGIELFVGGIGPDGHIAFNEPGSSLVSRTRVKTLARDTIMANARFFDGDLAKVPTMALTVGVGTVMDSKEVMILITGAHKAFALYKAIEEGVNHMWTVSAFQQHPQTVFVCDEDATLELRVKTVKYFKGMMHVHNKLVESPLSEPKKN